A window from Montipora capricornis isolate CH-2021 chromosome 7, ASM3666992v2, whole genome shotgun sequence encodes these proteins:
- the LOC138056649 gene encoding CCAAT/enhancer-binding protein gamma-like, translated as MASSPQNTDSKSTKATKRLADKEIDDDYVKKRERNNIAVRKSRMKAKERIEETRKRVVELSKENEELRSKVSLLQKELNVLRSLFANGGISVPAEMDIQFTNCNTDNQGVVLTAVATSLANGSLQQENDDSVSEILENGIPAHAIKKES; from the coding sequence ATGGCATCATCGCCTCAAAATACGGATTCTAAGTCAACTAAAGCTACCAAGCGACTTGCGGACAAGGAAATAGACGATGACTATGTGAAAAAACGAGAGAGAAATAACATCGCTGTGCGGAAAAGTAGGATGAAGGCGAAGGAACGAATTGAGGAAACCAGAAAAAGAGTTGTTGAGTTATCTAAAGAAAACGAAGAATTGCGCAGCAAGGTTTCTTTGCTTCAGAAGGAGTTGAACGTTTTACGATCTTTATTCGCCAATGGTGGAATAAGTGTACCTGCGGAAATGGACATCCAATTTACGAACTGTAACACTGACAATCAAGGAGTAGTTTTGACTGCTGTTGCAACATCTCTAGCTAATGGATCTCTCCAGCAAGAAAATGATGATTCGGTGAGCGAAATACTTGAAAATGGAATACCTGCACACGCCATAAAGAAGGAATCATAG
- the LOC138056648 gene encoding protein FAM72B-like: MSRGVHPAFQTKCVVKLECKYCERNICARGMRALLLADTKVELYSTDLPPENAIQLIGKDYSTDNCDCRIKDVACLGCGNVVGYHVTLPCKSCISSCNNGHFWMFHSSAVIPVERLDQTGIQIMLWGSLPNSKEDDELNDNDMWMEECIR, from the exons ATGTCCCGAGGAGTTCATCCCGCATTTCAAACCAAATGTGTAGTTAAACTGGAGTGCAAATATTGCGAACGAAACATTTGTGCTCGCGGTATGCGAGCGCTGTTGTTAGCCGACACAAAAGTGGAACTTTACTCGACAGACTTGCCTCCCGAAAA TGCTATTCAGCTGATAGGTAAAGATTATTCTACCGACAACTGCGACTGTCGTATCAAAGATGTCGCTTGCCTTGGATG cGGAAATGTGGTCGGCTACCATGTAACACTTCCATGCAAATCTTGTATTAGTTCATGTAACAACGGTCATTTCTGGATGTTTCATTCAAGTGCTGTTATTCCCGTGGAACGATTAGATCAAACAG GAATTCAGATAATGTTATGGGGATCCTTGCCAAACTCAAAAGAAGATGACGAACTGAATGATAATGACATGTGGATGGAAGAATGCATCAGATAA